Below is a genomic region from Henckelia pumila isolate YLH828 chromosome 3, ASM3356847v2, whole genome shotgun sequence.
GTTTGAACTGTAGAATAGCAAGCACTTATTTTcaatatattttaattgatttaacgGTTTAATTCATCTTTTAATTTCTGTCCGCTGTCTTTGATTTGAAAACAGGCCATCGACAAAGTTCCTTTACTCCCAGGTTTTCTTGAGCTCGTAGGGATAGTGTATTCATCTGTGAGTATCTTTATTTTTGTGAATGGCTTATCTATGTAGTTTATACCAATAATGTTGCATACTCGTTGGTTTTCCCTAAATTAAtgtaattttggtttttttcttttaatgtgGATATCCATATATCCTTCAGGATAAGCCCTTAGATGATTGGCAAGGCCCCACAGTAATACTTTGTATATTGCATGGATCGATGTCAGCTGAGTGGAGATAAGTTGAGCAGGGAAATGTCCCAGCTCAGTTTGATCCTTTAATTCCAGTTGAGCTGAAAAACTCAACCCAGATGATACCTTGAACTTAGTTGAGGAACTCTTTAGCTCAGCTCTTTCTTTTATCCCTACGAATTTGTGATGACTAGAAAGGTGGCTTGCAATACAAAGAGTTGCACCATCAGCCAAcaattagtataaaaattagGTCTGCTTATGTTTTGTGTGCTGAACTTTTTCATCTTATATTGATGTTAAATCTATCTGTTATGTGCCATTCGTCTCATAGATTCTATTAACTTCAGTCTTGTTAAAACTTTTTGTTAGAATCACTCACTTTGCTAATGGCAGATTAAATTTTTTGCAGAATCAGATTAGTGAAGTTGGTTCTGCCCTCTACAATTGCAAACAATAAATATTAGTGAAAGAAGCAAAAATGGGAAAGGGTAAAGAGAAATTAGAATATGCTGCCACTATTTCAGACGCAAAGTTGGGCAAGGGTAAAGAAAAAGTAGAATATGCTACCACTAGAGAGAGTTGGTATGGTAACACTGGGTTGGATTCTGCTGACACCGACACCACTAGAACTCCTAGAGGTCGCACAAAAATGGATAGTCTTGCAATACAAAGAGTTAAAGGAATTAAAAAGGATGTTGCATTCAACAAACTGGGACAGCCAGTTGGAGAAGCTGCTATTGGAATGCAGAGTTACATTGGCGTGGTTGCACGGGAAAAGGTCAAGATTTCTTACAAGACATGGAAGCAAGTTCCAATAGATGTTAAAGAATTGATATGTGATTCGGTTAATGTAAGTAATTTATCATGTATTAAAATATAGGATATATTTAATATgtttatgttattaatttctaATGTATTCTCGCTTTTGTTATTTGTAGTTGTCATATAATGTTGACGCAAAGTGGAAGAAGGGTTGTTTGAGATCAGCAAACAGTAAGTGGCGTCAATACAAAGCCCATCTTACGCAGACGTTTATTTTAGGCAAGCTTGATAAACCTGAGGAGTTGTATGAGCCACCTGCTATTCATGGTATACCAAAAGATGATTGGAGTGCGTTTGTCATCAGTCGTATGTCTGGAGACTTCATTGTAagattctttattattttataatttgtacATAATCAACCAAAAGTCATTCTTTAACTATTATTCAAATTTGACTTGTCGCATATTTGAAATGACTAGAAACTAAGTGAGCAACAAAAAGATAGAAGAAAACAAAACGTATATCCTCATCGGCTTTCACGCAAGGGATATGCACGATTTGCGTCTGAAATAGTAAGTATTTCTTTACAAACCATCCAAATTATTCACATACAATTTATTCACATGTGTTATTGTATTTTTCTTCCTTGTAGGCGGCTGAATTaggtgacgatgatgacattAACAGGGCTATTATGTGGAAGAAAGGATGAGCCAACAAAGCAGGAAACTTTTAAGGGGAGGATTTGACGCAAAGAGTACAAAAGATTGTAAGTGAATTCACATTTTAGAAAATCAGCATGTTTTTTGAAATGACAATTGTTTTAGtaattattcttttaatttgcaTGACAGGATGATTATATCCAACAAAAAAGAGATGGTGTGCTGAGAATTGAAGGGACAAAAGAGGATATCCTTTCAAAAGCACTTGAGACCAAAGAATATGATGGGCGTGTGAGGGGGATTGGAGGTCATGTCACTCCAACCTTATATTTCAATGCTGGCAGAACATTGAAGAGCAGTGGAGTTCCCACAGATGTACTCGTGGAGCATGAAAGGAAGTTGATGGAAGCAAATAGAATAATTTCAGAATAAGGTGCACGCTTACAAAGACTTGAGGAAATGATGCATAACATGGGTGCACGCGACATTTTAATGGATGACAAAGGCAGTTGCTCAGTGAAAAATCAAGTTAACCAAGCCAAGATGGAAGACAATGATTATGAAGACGTGCTGATTTTGATCAAAGCCGATGCTTTACAGGTATGACAATAGTTTGAGTCATATTAAATAGATGTAATAAAACTTATTGACATGTCTATTTGTCTTTTTTAGGGTAAATCAGCTGCATTAACTTTGGAATCTAGCACAAATATTGTTGCTTATGGTACAATTATTTGTGTTGATCCTCAAAAGTTGCTTCATGGGGTTCCATTACCAAAGAATTGCTACCGAGTCTCTATTGATGTAGTAGTTGATAAATCAGCGCCTTTGCCATTTCCTATTGCAAATGAATGTGAAGTAGTGGGCGATGCTCTTGGAACCCATGTGGCTTGGCCACAACACTTGATAGTGGAGCAAGATAAGGTATATGTGATATTGCAACTTTATTCATTATTCAACCTATCTAACTtgtatgtatttacaattaatagAAGCCTCGAAAGAAGGATTTGGCACCACCCAAAGAGAAACATGTTGTGTCACCTTCTGTCCCACTGTCACTACATATGATGTATTGTTATAGCAAGCATGCTTTGGGTGAAGGAAGATTTATATCACTGCGTTTAGATCGTGAGGTGTTCGATGATGATTGTGTAATTATTTTGCACTGTGAGGACATTGATGGTTTGTATCATGTTGGGCCAATATCAGGCAATTGTGTAATTGCCTATATATGGTAAGTTTTTTGGGTTTTAAGCTaagtaatacatcaacttcatattTTTGCTtacattcattttattttattatatttacaaTGAAAGGTATCTTTACAAAAAAATGTTGGAAGATAACAAGGAAGGAAAATTCATATTTGTGAATCCACACAGAATCTCGAATATGGGAGAAACTACGCACGACAAAAAGAGTAAGCTTGAAAGGTTGAACCAAAGGGCGAGTGCTTTAGCAGATAGACTGAGTGGTGCATCGGTTGATCAACTAGTTTTGGCGCCATGTAATATCGGGTaagtaaatatttaaatatcaatTTGGTTGCTTTATTTcgattatttattgaattagaagcactaattatgttttttttgcgTAGCTATCATTGGATTCTCACTGTTATTCAACCATACAAGGATGTTATTTATGTGTTGGATTCCTTAAGTCACCGCATTCGTGATGATGATTGGAAATATGTAGTGGATATGtgagtttatatttatttatttttatcaaatatttatttcactCATACAAAAACTCATATATCAAGTATATTGAAGGGCCTTGCGATTGTTTAACTCAAACAAAGGAAGGAAGGGTAGAAAGAATGCTATGTGGGTAGTAGTACAAGTATGCATAATttatgtttaatatattatgtttaAATATCTAAATTTGTCACCAAAAATTTTTCTCTACTACCATAGGGTCCTCGGCAGCCAGATGCAAAACAATGTGGTCTTTATATGATGAGATATATGAGACAAATTATTCAAGAAGTTGAGAATATCGAGAACGTTTCACTACGATCAATATTAATCTTTCTTAACTCAAATAATTACaactaaattgttttaaatttgcaaagttattgttatatgattttttattaacaTAATATATGTGACAGTTCTCAAAAGGTGAGTACTCGTTAGAAGAAATTAAAGAGGTGCTTTCAGAGTTGACAGAATGTATACAAGAACACGTTTATGAATAGGTATGCACATGTATTTTGTGTCTTGAATAATGCAACAACTATCATAATGCATGGAtgcattgaattaattaaagcctTGAGTGCATGGAGTACATGCATGAATTTGGTGGTTTGGGCACATGCAACTACTgtccatatttttttttcaagcaGACAGTAGGCGAGGCCTTCTGAAACTGGTTCGAATGTGTGTTGTTTACGTTATTTTCATGCTTCTTTTTCCTTTGCGTCTGTGATTCCCTTAGCGGTTCCTAGTGCGATATTATACCTATACTCCCAATTCAAATGCTTCCCAGATTGCTCCTTAGATGTGAATAG
It encodes:
- the LOC140889644 gene encoding uncharacterized protein translates to MGKGKEKLEYAATISDAKLGKGKEKVEYATTRESWYGNTGLDSADTDTTRTPRGRTKMDSLAIQRVKGIKKDVAFNKLGQPVGEAAIGMQSYIGVVAREKVKISYKTWKQVPIDVKELICDSVNLSYNVDAKWKKGCLRSANSKWRQYKAHLTQTFILGKLDKPEELYEPPAIHGIPKDDWSAFVISRMSGDFIKLSEQQKDRRKQNVYPHRLSRKGYARFASEIDDYIQQKRDGVLRIEGTKEDILSKALETKEYDGRVRGIGGHVTPTLYFNAGRTLKSSGVPTDVLVEHERKLMEANRIISE